The following proteins are encoded in a genomic region of Hymenobacter siberiensis:
- a CDS encoding DUF5977 domain-containing protein — protein MNADLFTRLTGRQTLRLGNDLFLLESIKNYDVDKSLCVYKLYKFVSNNADEDAPAQRYTSTQSFTATCPTGEIGRSTGTATRVSFISQAAADAAALDAATLIANTTLVCYLPTVTYTSTQTVTVNCSPGYSGPSSTATATATSTISQDDADTQATNTAISDANTGLTCTQDPDPGM, from the coding sequence ATGAACGCCGACCTCTTCACCCGCCTCACCGGCCGCCAGACCCTGCGCCTAGGCAACGACCTGTTCCTGCTGGAGAGCATCAAGAACTACGACGTGGATAAGTCGCTGTGCGTCTACAAGCTATACAAGTTTGTGTCTAATAACGCCGACGAAGACGCACCAGCCCAGCGCTACACCAGCACCCAGAGCTTCACGGCCACCTGTCCGACCGGTGAGATTGGTAGGTCGACCGGTACCGCCACCCGTGTCAGCTTCATCAGTCAAGCCGCAGCGGACGCCGCAGCTCTCGATGCTGCCACGCTCATCGCCAACACGACGCTGGTCTGCTACTTGCCCACTGTGACCTACACTAGCACCCAGACCGTCACCGTCAATTGTAGTCCGGGCTACTCGGGTCCTTCTTCCACGGCAACTGCTACGGCCACCTCGACCATCAGTCAGGACGACGCCGATACCCAGGCCACCAACACTGCTATTTCTGACGCCAACACCGGCCTGACATGCACACAGGACCCCGATCCGGGCATGTAA
- a CDS encoding coiled-coil domain-containing protein has translation MATNTKILTLSINGVDTAIKNVTQLKATVAQLEQELHGADFGSEQFDKLTAELNASRKALDGVQDAVKKAGQGADAAGANAKKMGGDFKGAFGIASLAAGDTGAALGRLEGGFSSVKGGLDVVKGGFGSLKAAIASTGIGLLLIAFGFLVTYFTKSQEGMDFLSRKTAALQAVFQVLTTKAIAIGKAIFEAFSNPKKSLQDLVSFIETNLLNRLKAFSVVLDGIVNKDLGKITNGFIQMGTGIENATTKAKAFADNIAGLGKEIQAAAVAGEKLAVSNQNIAREESKLNVERANSRARIAELKLITDDATKSLKVRTEAAKTSFEIEQGLSVKQLNLQNQQITNLKAAQKIKGQYTNEDRQALAELLTKRAETQKESLEKQAELTAKLSGFTQQQLAADQAAIAKKAATETKAATITKALREKALADNTAAHVVEGEIQKKAIEIELAAAVKGSDQQLTLLRRQKVEELNITLQAIDDKIKKAGPKEAEALLKQRTAAEKDGNVAFLKISADFEKERLAAATQGEADLAQVKVLGLEEGTKAYIQALLDQVTAQMFVELSSLENTKENEAKRTLIIADAAKKRGEIIKAASKPADLETDILKSLFGLTGDQLEATKRGISDTMNYAAEALFTLLDQAAQARTKALDAQQKEVEDAMTAAQDASDLLRSQLDESQGRIDELEGKLLTTRGEQRQRIIDQLAIERKRLQEIAAEKKKEDDRIKKAEQDKLAIEKQRTAEADKRAKVQAQMNALTAVASALEATYAAYASIRAIAKAGAEGKFGYDNIALILAATAGIVAAGVAVKGAVKFAEGGYTGNGNGTPDDTGFKVAGVVHEGEYVLPKWMVTSPKFSSTIAQLESARVNNGLGYATGGMVTAPAAGNGSGPDMSVLISMQQQLNTLQLQTAVALEKPITVRPSDIANYQAERVFINDLFIN, from the coding sequence ATGGCAACCAACACTAAGATTTTAACGCTCAGCATCAATGGCGTAGACACCGCAATCAAGAATGTGACCCAGCTCAAGGCCACGGTGGCACAGCTGGAGCAGGAGCTGCACGGTGCCGACTTTGGTAGTGAGCAATTCGATAAGCTGACCGCCGAGTTGAACGCTTCCAGGAAGGCCCTTGACGGCGTACAAGATGCTGTCAAAAAGGCCGGGCAGGGCGCTGATGCCGCCGGTGCCAACGCCAAGAAGATGGGTGGTGACTTCAAGGGTGCTTTCGGCATTGCTTCTCTCGCCGCTGGTGATACCGGCGCAGCCCTCGGGCGACTGGAAGGCGGGTTCAGTTCCGTAAAAGGCGGCCTTGACGTCGTGAAGGGGGGATTCGGCTCCCTCAAGGCAGCCATCGCTTCCACCGGCATCGGCCTCCTGCTGATCGCTTTCGGCTTCCTGGTCACCTACTTCACGAAGAGCCAGGAGGGCATGGACTTCCTGAGCCGTAAGACGGCGGCGCTCCAGGCGGTATTTCAAGTGCTTACCACCAAGGCCATCGCCATCGGCAAGGCCATCTTCGAGGCGTTCAGTAACCCCAAGAAGAGTTTGCAGGACCTCGTGTCCTTCATCGAGACCAACCTGCTCAACCGCCTGAAAGCGTTCAGCGTGGTCCTTGACGGCATTGTCAACAAGGACCTCGGTAAGATCACCAACGGTTTCATCCAGATGGGTACCGGCATCGAAAACGCCACGACCAAAGCCAAAGCGTTTGCCGACAACATCGCCGGTCTAGGTAAAGAAATACAGGCCGCCGCCGTCGCCGGGGAGAAGCTGGCCGTCAGCAACCAGAACATTGCCCGTGAGGAGAGCAAGCTCAACGTGGAACGTGCCAACAGCCGGGCCCGGATCGCCGAGTTGAAGCTCATCACCGACGACGCCACCAAGAGCCTGAAGGTTCGGACAGAAGCCGCTAAAACGTCATTTGAGATCGAGCAGGGTCTCAGCGTGAAGCAGCTGAACCTGCAGAACCAACAGATTACCAACCTGAAAGCCGCCCAGAAGATCAAGGGCCAGTATACCAACGAGGACCGTCAGGCCCTGGCCGAGCTGTTGACCAAGCGGGCCGAAACGCAAAAGGAGTCACTGGAGAAGCAGGCCGAGCTGACCGCTAAACTATCGGGTTTCACCCAGCAGCAACTGGCCGCCGATCAAGCGGCCATTGCCAAGAAGGCCGCCACTGAAACCAAAGCAGCCACCATCACAAAGGCACTGCGTGAGAAAGCCCTAGCCGATAACACCGCTGCCCACGTGGTAGAGGGTGAGATCCAGAAGAAGGCCATCGAAATAGAACTGGCCGCCGCCGTGAAGGGCAGCGACCAGCAGTTGACGCTGCTGCGTCGCCAAAAGGTAGAGGAGTTGAACATCACGCTCCAGGCCATCGACGACAAAATCAAGAAAGCTGGACCAAAAGAGGCCGAAGCGCTGCTGAAACAGCGTACGGCGGCTGAAAAAGATGGCAACGTAGCCTTCCTTAAGATCAGTGCGGACTTCGAGAAGGAGCGTTTGGCAGCGGCGACACAAGGCGAAGCCGACCTGGCGCAGGTGAAAGTGCTCGGTTTGGAAGAGGGTACCAAGGCATACATCCAGGCATTGCTTGACCAGGTGACGGCCCAGATGTTTGTGGAGCTGTCCAGCCTCGAAAACACGAAGGAAAACGAGGCAAAACGTACCCTGATCATCGCCGATGCGGCTAAAAAACGGGGCGAAATCATTAAAGCGGCCAGTAAACCCGCCGATCTGGAGACCGACATCCTCAAGAGCCTGTTTGGCTTGACCGGAGACCAGTTGGAGGCCACGAAGCGTGGCATTTCCGATACCATGAATTACGCCGCAGAAGCGCTCTTTACGCTCCTGGATCAGGCTGCACAGGCCCGTACCAAGGCCCTGGACGCCCAACAGAAGGAAGTGGAGGACGCCATGACGGCCGCCCAGGATGCCTCCGATCTGCTGAGAAGCCAGCTCGACGAGTCACAGGGACGCATCGATGAACTCGAAGGCAAGCTCCTGACTACCCGTGGCGAGCAGCGGCAGCGCATCATCGACCAGCTGGCGATCGAGCGCAAGCGCTTGCAGGAGATCGCTGCCGAGAAAAAGAAGGAGGACGACCGCATCAAGAAGGCCGAGCAGGACAAGCTGGCCATCGAGAAGCAGCGCACGGCAGAAGCCGACAAGCGGGCCAAGGTACAAGCCCAGATGAACGCCCTCACCGCCGTTGCATCGGCGTTGGAAGCAACCTACGCTGCTTATGCCTCTATTCGGGCCATCGCTAAAGCGGGTGCGGAGGGCAAGTTCGGCTACGACAACATCGCTTTGATCCTGGCCGCAACGGCGGGCATCGTCGCTGCTGGTGTGGCCGTGAAAGGGGCGGTCAAATTTGCTGAAGGTGGCTACACGGGTAATGGAAACGGCACCCCAGACGACACCGGCTTCAAGGTGGCCGGGGTGGTACACGAAGGGGAGTACGTCCTGCCCAAGTGGATGGTCACTTCCCCCAAGTTCAGCTCCACCATCGCCCAGCTGGAGTCGGCCCGTGTCAACAACGGCCTGGGCTACGCTACCGGTGGCATGGTCACGGCCCCCGCAGCCGGTAACGGAAGCGGCCCGGACATGTCAGTCCTTATCTCCATGCAGCAGCAGCTCAACACCCTGCAGCTCCAGACCGCCGTGGCGCTGGAGAAGCCCATTACGGTGCGCCCCAGCGACATCGCCAACTACCAAGCTGAGCGGGTATTCATCAACGACCTGTTCATCAATTAA
- a CDS encoding XkdF-like putative serine protease domain-containing protein — protein MQLPLFQLEIDEFDDETGMFLISMVDAPAMKVAAVLLAEQEAPLVTLKAVNDHKRYLTSAVIIPDKLIFRTDARRGDYNIQFSVDQIEKIRNKFFQSTGNLRLSNKNHVESDVVQAQLIESWIIDDPKMDKAVALGFDLPKGTMMATYQITDEQFWNEEVLTGNVTGFSLEGRFTEAEVQLMEEKGLYEHLLDILDAIEG, from the coding sequence ATGCAATTACCCCTTTTCCAACTGGAGATCGACGAGTTCGACGATGAAACCGGCATGTTCCTAATTTCGATGGTCGACGCCCCCGCCATGAAAGTGGCGGCGGTGCTACTGGCTGAGCAGGAAGCGCCCCTGGTGACGCTCAAGGCCGTCAACGACCACAAGCGCTACCTGACCAGCGCCGTCATCATCCCCGACAAGCTGATCTTCCGCACCGACGCCCGCCGGGGCGACTACAACATCCAGTTCAGCGTGGACCAGATCGAGAAGATCCGCAACAAGTTCTTCCAGTCCACCGGCAACCTGCGACTGAGCAACAAGAACCACGTCGAGAGCGATGTCGTGCAAGCCCAGCTCATCGAGTCCTGGATCATCGACGACCCCAAGATGGACAAGGCAGTAGCCCTCGGCTTCGACCTGCCCAAGGGCACCATGATGGCCACCTACCAGATCACCGACGAGCAGTTCTGGAACGAGGAGGTGCTGACCGGCAACGTGACCGGCTTCTCCCTGGAAGGCCGCTTCACCGAGGCCGAGGTCCAGCTGATGGAGGAGAAAGGGTTGTACGAGCACCTGCTGGATATACTCGACGCTATTGAGGGATAA
- a CDS encoding phage portal protein: MSNRKPQAKTATSYVVNLAEVKIPTVNLNQVRLSPKDWVLYGDNNAFPKFLSDSVKKSENHSAFIHLRENMIKGSGLSYSDNVKPFLENLDEEGTTIEELWGEWSADMAVQETFACFVRYNKARTKITAIDYLDTTLVRPSKTFQTDSEGNPNGKISGYWVCEDWSNIMMYPPVFYERFGGEKPTETTQVYFYHKRTSGQPFLPEISYASCLNYVQMEYETSKYGLNAMLNGFFGSAIMSVKASMSDEQKEMFTRNVNHTFTGSENASKLMVIVSEQDDTVKVTPLATGDNTPMLQALSEKSQQAIATAHRGNPSLAGIQVSAGFGSDAALLRTAQEQFQNNVILRLQQPMLTFLKKVMKFNGVAEYDFNVGSLNLVSEITPDFFLQNYVKAEVLAAKYGFKIEDLKPSVLTPEVTPAAPAPVAAQ, encoded by the coding sequence GTGAGCAACCGCAAACCCCAAGCTAAAACCGCTACCAGCTACGTCGTCAACCTTGCCGAGGTAAAGATCCCAACGGTTAACCTCAACCAGGTGCGCCTGTCCCCAAAGGACTGGGTGCTGTACGGCGACAACAACGCCTTCCCGAAGTTCCTCAGCGACTCGGTGAAGAAGAGCGAGAACCACTCGGCCTTCATTCACCTGCGGGAGAACATGATCAAAGGCTCCGGCCTGAGCTACTCCGATAACGTCAAGCCCTTCCTGGAAAACCTCGACGAGGAAGGCACTACCATCGAGGAGCTGTGGGGCGAGTGGTCGGCTGACATGGCCGTGCAGGAGACCTTCGCCTGCTTCGTGCGCTACAACAAGGCCCGCACCAAGATTACCGCCATCGACTACCTGGACACCACACTGGTTCGTCCTAGTAAAACCTTCCAGACCGACTCGGAAGGCAACCCAAACGGTAAGATCAGTGGCTACTGGGTCTGCGAGGACTGGAGCAACATCATGATGTACCCGCCCGTGTTCTACGAGCGCTTCGGCGGCGAGAAGCCCACGGAAACGACGCAGGTGTATTTCTACCACAAGCGCACCAGCGGCCAGCCGTTCCTGCCTGAGATCTCCTACGCCTCCTGCCTGAACTACGTGCAGATGGAGTACGAGACCAGTAAGTACGGCCTCAACGCCATGCTCAACGGCTTCTTCGGCTCGGCCATCATGAGCGTGAAGGCCAGCATGAGCGACGAGCAGAAGGAGATGTTCACCCGCAACGTCAACCACACCTTCACCGGCAGCGAGAACGCCTCGAAGCTGATGGTGATCGTGAGCGAGCAGGACGACACCGTGAAGGTGACCCCGCTGGCAACCGGCGACAACACGCCCATGCTCCAGGCCCTCTCCGAGAAGTCGCAGCAGGCCATTGCCACCGCCCACCGGGGTAACCCTTCGCTGGCGGGCATCCAGGTATCGGCCGGTTTCGGCTCAGATGCCGCCTTGCTGCGCACCGCCCAGGAGCAGTTTCAGAACAACGTGATCCTGCGCCTCCAGCAGCCCATGCTCACCTTCCTCAAGAAGGTCATGAAGTTCAACGGCGTGGCCGAGTACGACTTCAACGTGGGCTCGCTCAACCTCGTGTCGGAAATCACCCCCGACTTCTTCCTTCAGAATTACGTGAAGGCTGAGGTACTGGCTGCGAAGTACGGTTTCAAAATAGAGGACCTAAAACCAAGCGTCCTCACGCCGGAAGTTACTCCAGCAGCACCTGCTCCAGTAGCAGCGCAATAA
- a CDS encoding beta strand repeat-containing protein, protein MSKLTGTVVADGLVPLGSNVTHYDTFGQQGWMSVATIAERDAINVEEGVIDADGISSGHRRVGMFVYVSSTDKVYQLRVSDIAKRSGLEVAEALGDNTNWVIAEMGGAADKPVLSRGVNGLRGYDSVNDAFTSEDYNFEFNNLYQNEFTGNRFLSDSTIIGNGAGISLANGGQLLITDSFSATGFGLTGDSADPSSLLFKEAVASFYGQSYIVQANLDSSQLHLFGSSVAYSPIGFGTIYLYDNANAYNLAVDVKLVDHRLSTLPTNVQNSMTPGSDTKAPTVDSVKTYIDAADTATNTRINTLVAGAPAALDTLKEIADQIAADESGVAAILSTQQSHTSQISSNTTIITGNTANISELRIKVDSNTNALATKVTTVTPSYASNVLTITTNIGSANVTIPNAPATTYVQNSLAASTVLAPSVTAVQTALDLKQVKPVYGNLGFGYMAGGATNTVGTGTQNTAIGTYAMYQNGSGYNNTAVGHYAGFQNTTAYEATYVGNGAGMYTTTGARNTYIGYNAGYNSSTAAKNTIMGAHAGEYQNGSENSYIGFAAGYGINGGSGSNNTSQGNRTLYSLSSGSRNTGIGNGAGNQITTGNSNVFLGIDNGLYTTTGTGNVFVGDTTGASNTTGNYNVALGDHAGPLTGALSNTVAIGRNAKTSTSNTMVIGGAGVDALNVGIGTQTPGSPLTVAGVIETTTGGIKFPDGTVQTTAGASGPSADVNKSYVDSADANLQSQITSNTNSITTNTNSISSNTSSITTNTNSITTNTNSINTLNTSVAGKADKTYVDSADANLQSQVTSNTNALATKVTTVTPSIAGQVLTITTNIGSATTTLPAAPVYTAGNGIDITNNVVTASGYTDLTANKAILVKADRTKVYYTGNGTATATPANSDDAVVKAFAAATTGDYVYITAPVNMPNAGYYDGILKVKGGSNVVLNGFGVQGIGRQDCISIVSSGSGDIIGGGATMYNPGSSSFYTNSTAIGNYRILDVTLKADGNGSGALIRSGNYFHRGSFDVRSNGGRYGLNMNNGSTYELVGDMIIGGYALGIYSYDTCFTKIRNGEIKLVSATAALGQLNASTTLEIEDCVIDLTARQTDGGFQMTASTVTLRLTDVTVVGGALVNAVTGSTIVLRGSTVLPAAYSVAYLQSQGAVVVDERITTPGPDVNKAYVDSADANLRSQITSNTSSITTNTNSITTNTNSINTLNTNVATNTSNITSNTNAITALQAVTSFDQYNVSSTLRTAVVQGSYDAYSEMTSTTGSLTGSVAGMRFSYQVYLYEYMPGTAGTLVWVRLAKM, encoded by the coding sequence ATGAGCAAATTAACAGGAACCGTCGTCGCTGATGGCCTCGTGCCGCTCGGCTCGAACGTGACGCACTACGACACGTTCGGCCAGCAGGGCTGGATGTCTGTCGCCACCATCGCCGAGCGTGACGCCATCAACGTGGAGGAAGGCGTGATAGACGCTGACGGTATCTCTAGTGGCCACCGCAGGGTCGGTATGTTCGTCTACGTGTCGTCTACGGATAAAGTGTACCAACTCAGGGTCAGTGATATTGCCAAGCGGAGTGGACTGGAGGTAGCCGAAGCTCTTGGAGACAACACTAACTGGGTTATCGCCGAAATGGGCGGTGCAGCCGACAAGCCGGTGTTGTCTCGTGGCGTAAACGGATTGCGTGGCTACGATAGCGTTAACGACGCCTTTACCAGTGAAGACTACAACTTCGAGTTCAACAACCTGTACCAAAACGAATTCACGGGTAACCGCTTCCTGTCGGATTCCACCATTATTGGCAATGGAGCAGGGATAAGCCTGGCTAATGGTGGTCAACTGCTTATCACAGACTCCTTTTCGGCTACTGGCTTTGGGCTGACCGGCGATAGTGCAGACCCTAGCAGCCTCTTGTTCAAGGAGGCTGTCGCTTCTTTCTACGGCCAGAGCTACATCGTCCAAGCCAACCTGGACTCCTCGCAGCTGCACCTATTCGGTTCGAGTGTTGCGTACAGCCCCATTGGTTTTGGTACCATCTACCTCTATGACAACGCTAACGCATACAACCTGGCTGTCGATGTTAAACTCGTAGACCACCGTTTGTCTACCTTACCCACGAATGTGCAGAACAGCATGACGCCTGGTTCGGACACGAAGGCGCCCACTGTTGACTCTGTGAAGACGTACATCGACGCAGCTGACACTGCAACCAACACCCGCATCAACACCCTCGTTGCCGGCGCACCTGCAGCACTCGACACGCTGAAGGAGATCGCCGACCAGATCGCAGCCGACGAGAGCGGTGTTGCAGCCATCCTGTCCACGCAGCAGTCGCACACTAGCCAAATCTCGTCCAACACCACAATTATTACAGGCAACACGGCCAACATCAGCGAGCTGCGTATTAAGGTTGACAGCAACACGAACGCACTGGCGACGAAGGTAACCACCGTGACGCCGTCTTACGCCTCCAACGTGCTGACGATCACGACGAACATTGGCTCGGCAAACGTGACGATTCCGAACGCACCGGCCACCACGTACGTGCAGAACAGCTTGGCCGCATCCACGGTGCTTGCTCCATCAGTGACTGCCGTTCAGACTGCGCTTGACCTCAAGCAGGTTAAACCGGTGTACGGTAACCTAGGCTTCGGCTACATGGCCGGAGGAGCTACCAACACGGTTGGCACAGGCACCCAGAACACTGCAATCGGCACGTACGCAATGTACCAGAACGGTAGTGGCTACAACAACACTGCGGTAGGCCACTACGCAGGCTTCCAAAACACGACAGCGTACGAGGCCACTTACGTTGGCAACGGCGCAGGCATGTACACCACTACTGGCGCACGCAACACGTACATCGGCTACAACGCTGGTTACAACAGCTCTACTGCAGCAAAGAACACGATCATGGGAGCGCACGCTGGCGAGTACCAGAATGGCTCGGAGAACTCGTACATCGGTTTTGCTGCTGGATACGGCATCAACGGCGGGTCTGGCTCTAACAACACGAGCCAGGGTAACCGCACGCTCTACTCGCTGTCCAGCGGATCACGCAACACTGGCATCGGTAACGGCGCCGGTAACCAGATCACTACAGGTAACAGCAACGTGTTCCTCGGCATCGACAACGGCCTGTACACGACTACCGGTACCGGCAACGTGTTCGTCGGTGACACTACTGGCGCAAGCAACACGACTGGTAACTACAACGTTGCCTTGGGTGACCACGCTGGCCCTCTGACGGGCGCACTTTCCAACACTGTGGCAATCGGCCGCAACGCTAAGACGTCCACCTCGAACACGATGGTGATCGGTGGTGCGGGAGTTGACGCCCTCAACGTTGGTATTGGTACTCAGACGCCAGGTTCGCCTCTTACGGTGGCTGGTGTGATCGAAACGACCACTGGCGGCATCAAGTTCCCTGACGGCACGGTTCAAACGACTGCTGGTGCTTCTGGACCGAGCGCTGACGTGAACAAGTCCTACGTGGACTCGGCTGATGCCAACCTCCAGTCGCAGATCACGTCGAACACGAACAGCATCACGACGAACACGAACAGCATCAGTTCGAACACGAGCAGCATCACGACGAACACGAACAGCATCACGACGAACACGAACAGCATCAACACGCTGAACACGAGCGTTGCAGGCAAGGCGGATAAGACTTACGTGGACTCGGCTGATGCCAACCTGCAGTCGCAGGTGACAAGTAACACGAACGCACTGGCCACAAAGGTGACCACAGTAACGCCTTCCATCGCTGGACAGGTGCTGACCATCACGACGAACATCGGCTCGGCAACCACTACGCTGCCTGCCGCACCAGTCTACACGGCTGGTAACGGTATCGACATCACGAACAACGTGGTGACGGCTAGTGGCTACACCGACCTGACGGCAAACAAAGCCATCCTAGTGAAGGCGGACCGCACCAAGGTCTACTACACCGGCAACGGCACAGCGACGGCCACACCAGCCAACTCGGACGACGCCGTCGTGAAGGCCTTCGCAGCAGCAACGACCGGAGACTACGTGTACATCACGGCGCCCGTAAACATGCCCAACGCTGGTTACTACGACGGCATCCTGAAAGTGAAGGGCGGCTCCAACGTCGTGCTGAACGGGTTCGGCGTGCAAGGTATTGGACGCCAGGACTGCATCAGCATCGTGTCCTCCGGCTCAGGTGACATCATCGGCGGCGGTGCTACCATGTACAACCCCGGCTCGTCCAGCTTCTACACGAACTCCACGGCAATCGGCAACTACCGCATCCTGGACGTCACGCTCAAGGCGGACGGCAACGGCTCTGGCGCACTTATCCGCTCGGGTAACTACTTCCACCGTGGCTCGTTCGACGTCCGATCCAATGGCGGACGCTACGGCCTGAACATGAACAACGGCTCGACGTACGAGTTGGTAGGAGACATGATCATCGGCGGTTACGCTCTCGGCATCTACTCGTACGACACTTGCTTTACGAAGATACGTAACGGCGAGATCAAGCTTGTATCGGCAACGGCAGCACTTGGCCAGCTCAACGCTAGCACCACGCTGGAGATAGAGGACTGTGTGATCGACCTGACCGCACGTCAGACTGACGGTGGCTTCCAGATGACGGCAAGCACCGTTACGCTGCGCCTGACTGACGTAACTGTTGTTGGTGGTGCACTAGTTAATGCCGTAACAGGCTCCACCATTGTATTGCGTGGCTCTACTGTTTTGCCCGCAGCATACAGCGTCGCTTACCTGCAGTCGCAGGGTGCGGTAGTTGTTGACGAGCGTATCACCACGCCTGGACCAGACGTGAACAAGGCGTACGTGGACTCGGCTGACGCCAACCTGCGATCGCAGATCACGTCGAACACGAGCAGCATCACGACGAATACGAACAGCATCACGACGAATACGAACAGCATCAACACGCTGAACACGAACGTTGCGACGAACACGAGCAACATCACGAGCAACACGAACGCCATTACGGCGCTCCAGGCCGTGACTTCGTTCGACCAGTACAATGTCAGCTCAACTTTGAGAACGGCTGTCGTACAGGGCTCCTATGACGCCTACAGCGAGATGACCAGCACGACAGGTAGCCTTACCGGATCTGTTGCCGGCATGCGCTTCTCGTACCAGGTTTACTTATATGAGTACATGCCTGGTACTGCCGGTACACTTGTTTGGGTTAGACTGGCCAAGATGTAA
- a CDS encoding IS4 family transposase: MKQHFAAKITTLLQQAPFVGHLSRQKFVGQFILGLIKSRNVQFGEVAQHLNDAAKPASNETRIQDFFREVDLNYVLVARILLSLLPAQGKLRLCLDRTEWDFGQCQVNILLVTVGTGEVHVPLYWHLLDNRSGNSNAADRIAVLEKCLALLGKDRIGLVVGDREFVGHAWFKWLKDNGLNFVMRLPKHHCLTHADGRRQAVADLGLVPGQVRRFAHVQVDGVWGQVWVKAVAADAFVFLFATAGLNHLEQLYAKRWTIEQCFQNLKGRGFNLEATHLRCFQKLRKLVALVSLAYAFCLGVGAAAHGGRQPIARKNHGYRAASLSRHGLNLLRQLARPLTLPEDPLARLVETLLNWITRQLAKNQLLKIVG; encoded by the coding sequence GTGAAGCAACACTTCGCCGCTAAAATTACGACGCTTTTGCAGCAGGCCCCGTTTGTGGGCCACTTGTCCCGCCAAAAGTTTGTGGGCCAGTTTATTCTTGGCCTGATAAAGAGCCGCAACGTGCAATTCGGCGAGGTGGCCCAGCACCTCAATGACGCGGCCAAGCCCGCCTCGAACGAAACGCGCATTCAGGACTTTTTCCGCGAAGTAGACCTCAATTACGTACTGGTGGCCAGGATTTTACTGAGTTTGTTGCCTGCGCAGGGCAAGCTGCGCTTATGCCTCGACCGCACGGAGTGGGACTTCGGCCAGTGCCAAGTGAACATCCTGCTCGTCACCGTCGGCACGGGCGAGGTCCACGTGCCCCTTTATTGGCACCTGCTCGACAACCGCAGCGGCAACTCCAACGCCGCCGACCGCATCGCGGTGCTCGAAAAGTGCCTGGCCTTGCTGGGCAAAGACCGCATCGGCCTGGTCGTGGGCGACCGGGAATTTGTCGGCCATGCGTGGTTCAAGTGGCTCAAAGACAATGGGCTTAATTTTGTCATGCGCCTGCCCAAGCACCACTGCCTGACCCACGCCGACGGCCGGCGGCAGGCCGTGGCCGACCTGGGCCTGGTGCCGGGGCAGGTGCGCCGCTTCGCCCACGTGCAGGTCGACGGAGTCTGGGGGCAGGTCTGGGTCAAGGCCGTGGCGGCGGACGCGTTTGTCTTCCTGTTTGCCACGGCCGGTCTGAACCACCTCGAGCAACTCTATGCCAAGCGCTGGACGATTGAGCAATGCTTTCAAAATCTGAAAGGGCGGGGCTTTAACCTGGAAGCCACCCACTTGCGCTGTTTCCAAAAGCTGCGCAAGCTCGTGGCCCTGGTCAGCCTGGCCTACGCGTTTTGTCTGGGCGTGGGCGCGGCCGCCCACGGCGGCCGCCAGCCCATTGCCCGCAAAAACCACGGCTACCGGGCCGCCAGCCTGAGCCGCCACGGCCTCAATCTGCTCCGCCAACTCGCCCGCCCGCTGACCCTGCCCGAGGACCCATTGGCCCGCTTGGTTGAAACGCTACTGAACTGGATTACGAGGCAACTTGCTAAAAATCAATTACTAAAAATAGTAGGGTAG
- a CDS encoding DUF5675 family protein produces MKLKLIREIFTPTSTVGSLYIDGKLVAFVLEDVVRPKGEKVDGKTAIPYGTYAVTYEKSPRLSKLKGHDFFTPRLQKVPGYSGILLHSGNTAEDSIGCLILGLQRQKDRVTASRDACDRVYPLIEAGCAAGKVTIEIVDGRK; encoded by the coding sequence TTGAAACTAAAACTGATTCGTGAAATATTCACCCCAACTAGCACTGTAGGCTCCCTATACATCGACGGCAAACTTGTCGCTTTCGTACTCGAAGACGTCGTTCGCCCGAAAGGGGAGAAGGTAGACGGCAAGACGGCCATCCCCTACGGTACCTATGCCGTCACTTACGAGAAGAGCCCACGGCTGTCCAAGCTGAAAGGCCACGACTTCTTCACCCCACGCCTGCAGAAAGTACCGGGCTACTCCGGAATTTTGCTTCATTCCGGCAACACTGCTGAAGACAGTATTGGCTGCTTGATTTTAGGCCTACAACGTCAAAAGGATCGGGTTACTGCAAGTCGTGATGCTTGCGACCGTGTCTACCCCCTGATTGAAGCGGGCTGCGCAGCCGGTAAGGTCACCATCGAAATCGTGGACGGCCGCAAGTAA